The following nucleotide sequence is from Trifolium pratense cultivar HEN17-A07 linkage group LG2, ARS_RC_1.1, whole genome shotgun sequence.
CAGGGCCTGTTCCTATCATCATCATATTCTATAATTTGACTCTGCTTGAATTGAAGCAGGTAAGAGACGCTTTTGCAAACGAAAGTGCATTGAAACggaaaaagaaattcaaaaaatttgtgTGAAtgaaatctataacaaacaagTTGATAATCATCTTTTTGAACTTAAGCTGTTTAGATAATTCATAGAATAAATTAGTCtaaataaatgtataaaaagaaaagagacCTTAGACTATAATATGAAAAAAGCAAAGAGACTTCTTTACACATAGAAAAATATGATGACACTAGCCGAAGAACGTTTCCTTTCTTTGGAACGCCTTTGGTCATGTCCCTACATTCTATACAAATTTCCAAGGGCCAAAGGAAAACTAAAGTAAGatattatgatgatgataacCACCACATTAATGAATTAATTATGTTAGATTTCTCtctatcaaaaagaaaaatgtgagatttcttttttgacaacATGTGTATATATACGGTAGaaatacaattttgttttgtttgattttttgttgttgtcataTTTACTACGGTTTCAGGAATATCGGTTAAGAAACCACAAGTTTTACCAGATGAGATAAAAGAGAGGGTAGAGGATCGGTGGAAGAAATGTTTCGAGCTGGAGGTTGGAATTCGAGGTAGATGTGATCGACCATGGAATGAAATGGGGTACctaccaatgttttaagaaccggaccggaggtcaaaccgttgtgacaactggttcaagggtcaaccggtcggatcggttcaaccgttattgaaccgtttatattgaaccgttcatataattttttcacgtgtttgagtctatggttggaaaggaaagatttttgattttttaacctttcaatttcaatccatcgttttttttaattaaaaaatcagtttttttttttttttttaagtgagagaaaaaccggccggtttttccggttcaccggttcacaccggttcataccggttcacaccggtttttgaccggttccactgactagcggttcttgctagtcgtccggaccgccgagggcaccggttcgtggtcgaaccggtcggaccggccggtccggttcggtttttaaaacattggtacCTACATAAAACACTCTAATGTCCAAGTCAGTATTAGCTTGAGACGGAGGTAAATGTTGGAATAATGTATACGCTGCGAGGTTTTGAAAGTTGTATATATAGGGCGGTGGATTTGACACTTGGCCAATGAATGTGACATTGAACTTGGTTCAATTCAAAAGTCTAGTACTCTCTTccgccttatttataagcaaaattatcttatttcacatttattaaaaaatattttatttctattaaatTACCCCTAACAATACATTAAATTTACATTACATTGAGACTATGAAGTCATGTAAAAAAGTAGAACAATTTCGGTGCACCTCATGGGAAGTTCTTGTGTTACACCTCTTTATTATATTGATCCACAGTTACGGTGCTTTGGTGAAGAATAAAAAACATGCTAAAGACCATCATTTAATTTGGTTAACTACCACGTAAAGTTTATGGCGTGCTCGAAACAACATAATGTTTAGAGGGGTTGTTGCTAATGAGTCTGTCATAGTGGATTAGATAATTTTTATTTCGTGGTTTTGGTTTGTAGGTCGTATATGAAACAATTCTTCTTATATGTTCTCTAATTGGTGTAATGATCCATTAGTTTGTCTCCATAGTATACAATGGAGGTTTAtcgaattgtaagggttgagtacatCTTATacttcttataattcaatttttgcttataaaaaaaaaagttgaacaaTTAATGAGAgtatttttggaaaaataatattaaataaagttgatattttgataatttttacttatatttgaaactaatattttttgttgactttttcTTATAAACGAAACCGGATGAAGTATAAGTATATGATTTGAGGGTGTTTATAAGGGGTGAATAATCATTATCATAGAAGTCACTATATATGTTTAttgaaattgttattttttaatttttttttactacttttAGTTACTTTTAACACGTGCAAATTTAAACATACTCTCTCCGctcttttttataaggaatactttaaaaaaaaaattggtactttttataagaaatttttaccaatttcaaatattttaaatgtttaatttcacttgtACCCTTATTTATaatgagaaaaaatattaaaaataagtaagttatttgaattaagagtaattaaataagggtatatatgaaatacaattaaatttataagagtattaaatgaaaataactatgtaaaatgtgttttcttagtatgtgtaattttttcaaaatattttttataaaaaggacgGGAGAGAATATTAGACAAATAGTTTATATTATACTACTTTTGGTtctaaatatgaaaaaattaaatcaataaaagTTGATCTATCTTATATAAATCTattacatcaacttttgttgatattgttcttatatatatatttatttaagattAAACCAAGATTAGTAATTTACTCCGTAAAATTTAAGAATAATAATTCTTCTTAAAAATATGTACTATCTCTCTCTCCCCCTTAACAAGGGCCATTCACATTGACACCCTAAAAGGTTTAATAAATTTACCCAGCTGTGTACAGGTACACATAAAAGTCACCCCACCCCTACTACTTCACTCACTATAGTGTCATATGcaccttttgtttttcttaaacaaaacacaaaacccTCTCTTTTATTTCCTTTCCTTATTACCAACAAGCACACACTGTCCTCTCACCATTTACTCATTCTGACACCCCCTCCCCCTTTTCTtaccctctctctctcttcttcatCCCAATGAAAGAGGTTACCGTTGAAGCATCTGAAGGTGGTGGTGTCCATGGCCATAGTCATGGTCATGGTCATGGTGTTGCAGCTTCAGAGATTGGTAAAGGAAACcttaacaataacaacaatactACTAGACCTGACTTACATAACAGAGCTGTCAAAATTTTAAGAGCTAGAGAAGCTTATAATGGTTATGAAGAAGTTGGTGAAAAACCTTCTAGATTTGAAGTTTTTGGTTGGTATCTTTATGAGTTTTGCTTCTACTTTGTTCAAACTGTTCTTGTTCCTGTTGTTTTCCCTCTCATTATCAGTCAGCTACAAAGTAATCCTACTGTTTCACTTCAAGAATGGAACAAAAATCATCCTGGAACTCACTGCTCTCAAAAGGAATTCCATTTGTAAgtctacatttttttcttctaattttttattttatttttctacatTTTTACTTGACTAAATTCACTCCATTTGCaagtttacattttttttaatatttttgttgtaattattttgaaagttggggacttttttttttagtattttctacattttcatttttacttgaaCAAATTCACtagcaataaataaaataaaataaacccccatttatttaaagtaaataaccaacttgtatttttgaaaaaaaataataaaaatctttGCTTTATGTATTTTTCTTGTATAGGTGTTGATCTACACTAGTTTATATGATTTGGgtatatttcaaattttttgaaaaaaagtttatatgatttgggtatttcaaatattttgaaaaagaaaagtagtaGTGGGTAGCCATGAATGAGGTGTGAACTAAAGGGGTTTGGTATAAAtcaaaaaagttttgatttttgattttttttagtaagaaAATGAAGGGTCATGTGTGTGAGTGTGACAAACCCAACATAGGGTTCCATAATATAAGGTCTTTttagattaaaaattaaattaaaatgagcCGTTTGTTCCACTATAGTTTGCAATCATGAAAAGGCGTGTCCTTTATGGCTTTGTTACAAACCTACTTTACTCTTACTCAAGGGTTAAGATTCCTTTTTCAAAAACCACTTTCATTACCCACCGGACATAAACCCTAGTATTTATTAACCTTGctcatataaatatttatttacatgaaaaaaaacaattcattttctttaaCTATTggccaaaaataataaaacaagagagagaaagaaaaagagagagagagagagagagagagatctaTGTTATGTGCCCTCTCCTAGGGAGTATACAAATGTTTGTCGGACTCTCCTGAAAGTCCTCTGTCATCTTTTGAACATTTATTGAAGATTAATTATAGTATTATCCTCAACGGTTAAGTCTTTAATTACTCACTACTCCACTTGTTTGagactatattttaattttttttctattatactcctttcaaaaaaaattatattatttaaatatttacaCTAGAGATTTTTTTTAGGCAAGTGTTTCTATGTTGCTTTTTATGTGATTTACATTATGGTCacataataattttgtaacaaaagTTAAAGCATAGTAGTAATAAAAAATGCTAGTAGGATAtatactttaattaataaagtgtaaatttgaatttcactGTCGGCAGTTAGCTTATTTTAGTAGTGATAGTAAGTTAACGACAATATATAGTGCCGACAATATGAagctacataaaaaaaaaagataatattttttaaaaaattattatttgttatagTTATCAGtagtagtacttttttttttttcttattgtacAAAACTACAAAATACTACAATCTTGACAAAAGCAACCtttagaattattattattagattcCTTGGAAAATATTACCAAAATAAGAATTATGATTTGATGAATCAAAGTTTTGAAACGATTGTAAAGTTTCACCTGTTTGTAAAAAACAACAGGAACTAAATAGTCATTTCCATGTGGAATATGCGTGTTTTCAAAGTGAAAATTAAAATCTTCTCTGATTTCCCTTTAATTGTTGTTAATATGCATCATATTTTGTGCAAAGGGTCTCCATAAAATAATAAAGGGtctcaataaaatataaagtgaAAAAATCGAGGGTTGTTATTGCAACGAACTTGTAATTTGTTATGATATACTTGTAATGTCTATCTTTGATTTGTTAATCGGTGGTCTATAATACTCGGAAATGGATCCCATGTAGTCTGTAAAATGGTGCAGTATCGCAGTCGTAAAGTTTTAAAGTTTTCAGCTATCTGATTAAGATTAGACGgtctcaaaaaagaaaatttaatttttattcaataatttaaaaTCACAGTTTTACATCAGGACCGTCTGATATAATCCGACGATCCTTAACGCCTGACTGCACAACAGCATGACATCTTGACTGTCCTCAATATGGATCAGTAAAAACGGACAAAGTAGAAATTACtgtatttgtaatttaaaaaattgtacatatttttaatgtataaGTATGTTTCATTTTTTAACCAAAGTTAACACGTGTACTAATATGGTGCGAATTATGCAGGTATAACAAACTCACTGGACACACCATTAATTCGAATTTTTCACCATTGGAATGGACATCAATTGCTTGGGCTACAGGTCTAGCCATAGCTGCGCCAATCCTTGGCTTCCTTTCCTTCCACCTCGATGGCAATTTCCCGAAACTCATCACCGTTGCAGCAACCGGTGTTGGAGTTTTCTTTTGTCTCCCAGCTGGATTCTTCAAAGTTACAGCCATCTTCATTCCCTACATTGCTGGCATCATTGCAGCCAGCACAGTCGCCAATGCTGCTCACACACAACATTTCGGCCTCATGATTCGTGCCTTCACTGGAGCATCGCTTAAGAGAACACAGTTTTACATTAGACAAGGTGTTTCTACACGCCTCTCGCTTCATGCTACCTCTGCTGGCTTTTTCGGTGGAGCCTTGATTTCGGCTTTTACTTACCATATGGTACATGAACTCAACGACAATGAGCACGATATTATGAGTCTTTGGGTTGTTTCGATTTTCAGTGGATTAATTTGGCTCGTTGGGATCTTGCATTTAGCTACAGCTACTAGTAGAACCACTGATTCGATCTCATTTTCTTCGAGGCTGCACCCTTTTTCTATCTTCAAATATCCTCATGCCATTGGAGGTCTTGCTAGTGTTTTCCTAGCTTCGTTCACTACCATGGCGATTTTCATGGGCGGTGTTATTTTCATCGTTGGACAGCTTTGCATTAGGCCAGTGCATTTGCTTTTGTTCTGGTTAACCTATTTCCTATTTCCACTTGTTTCGTTGTCGCTGCTTCAACCTCTGCTGCACGTGGTCAAGATGAGCTCAGTAAAAATGCAGATTGTCGGGTTCTTTTTCTCGCTTCTGTCATCTGGGTTTGGCTTCTATTATGGACATAGTCACTGGAAATGGGGACACTTGGTTCTTTTCGGCGCAATTCAGAGCACTGCAACCGGGATTTTGCATGCTTTTGGAAGGGTTCTGTTGTTGGATTGTGCTCCATCAGGGAAAGAAGGTGCTTTCTCGATATGGTATGCATGGATGAGAGCTGCAGGGTTGTTAGTCGGGTTCACGGTTGGTTCAGTCGGGCCAGGACACATTAGAACGTCGTTCGGAGTTGCATTTTGTACTGCTATTGCTGGAATCGTTGTGTTGCTTTTCGGAAATATCAGTGATGCTGGTGGTGCTGTTGCTGCAGGGAATGTAAGTGATGATAGCGAAAGAAGTTCTCCCGTGGTTTCTGGTTTAGATTCGAAAGAAGCTGCTCGAGTTTGATTAATAActgcattaataaaaaaaaacaactaatgAATGAATTGATGAATGAATGGATGGATGAATGGTGGTGCATGGTACATTGTCTATGCGTTATATGATTCTTTGCAAATGAAATGTTAATGCATGCAACAGTAGGAAAAAAAAGGGGGTTTATTTTGTATGATTGATTTTAGTTaggtttattaatttttgtggTTAATTACTGTTGTTTGCAGCGTgcttatgtttttatttttttaatttaatctctGTTGAGGATTTGGATTCTGACATGTGTAACTGTGTTATagtattttgttatatttgtttCTCATAAACATCTTTTTGTTGCTGCCTTTAATTCCTGCAATGGCTTCAGAAATAGTGAGATTAAGTAAGTGACACAAGAGAGTAAAATGAAGGAATATGTTATTTCTGTTCTTAGGAAAACCATTTTAGGTATGTTTGTTTCTGCGGCGGAATACCTCGTTTAACCAAAAGCT
It contains:
- the LOC123907614 gene encoding uncharacterized protein LOC123907614 is translated as MKEVTVEASEGGGVHGHSHGHGHGVAASEIGKGNLNNNNNTTRPDLHNRAVKILRAREAYNGYEEVGEKPSRFEVFGWYLYEFCFYFVQTVLVPVVFPLIISQLQSNPTVSLQEWNKNHPGTHCSQKEFHLYNKLTGHTINSNFSPLEWTSIAWATGLAIAAPILGFLSFHLDGNFPKLITVAATGVGVFFCLPAGFFKVTAIFIPYIAGIIAASTVANAAHTQHFGLMIRAFTGASLKRTQFYIRQGVSTRLSLHATSAGFFGGALISAFTYHMVHELNDNEHDIMSLWVVSIFSGLIWLVGILHLATATSRTTDSISFSSRLHPFSIFKYPHAIGGLASVFLASFTTMAIFMGGVIFIVGQLCIRPVHLLLFWLTYFLFPLVSLSLLQPLLHVVKMSSVKMQIVGFFFSLLSSGFGFYYGHSHWKWGHLVLFGAIQSTATGILHAFGRVLLLDCAPSGKEGAFSIWYAWMRAAGLLVGFTVGSVGPGHIRTSFGVAFCTAIAGIVVLLFGNISDAGGAVAAGNVSDDSERSSPVVSGLDSKEAARV